A genomic segment from Chitinophagaceae bacterium encodes:
- a CDS encoding Mrp/NBP35 family ATP-binding protein yields MTKEDILKALSNVQEPDLGKDLVTLNMVQDIAIDGNKVSFTIVLTTPACPLKDMMRTASENAIKLLVNKNADIHIHFTSNTSSNRLDAKNVLKAVKNIICVVSGKGGVGKSTIAANLALAFAEKGAKVGLMDADIYGPSQHIMFGLRGERPLMKDDGSGKGQIIPLEKFGIKLMSIGLLIDEKQAVIWRGPMVSSAIKQFVNDVDWGELDYLVIDMPPGTGDIHLTMVQNVPVTGVIVVTTPQTVAIADAKKGVAMFSQAQLKVPVIGLVENMSYFTPAELPDNKYYIFGKDGGKNLCEDFNIPLLGQIPLVQSIREGGDIGVPLMVGDDEISKKAFLQFAGNAARGIAMRNANLPATEIQEILT; encoded by the coding sequence ATGACCAAAGAAGATATACTAAAAGCATTAAGTAATGTACAAGAGCCTGACCTGGGGAAAGACCTGGTAACATTAAATATGGTACAGGATATTGCTATTGATGGCAATAAAGTTTCTTTTACAATAGTACTTACAACACCAGCCTGCCCGCTAAAAGATATGATGCGTACCGCAAGTGAAAATGCCATAAAACTGCTGGTGAATAAAAATGCCGATATACATATCCATTTTACCAGCAATACCAGTAGCAACAGGCTCGATGCAAAAAATGTACTCAAAGCAGTTAAAAATATTATTTGTGTGGTAAGTGGAAAAGGTGGCGTAGGCAAAAGCACCATTGCCGCAAACCTTGCCCTTGCCTTTGCCGAAAAAGGTGCAAAAGTAGGTTTAATGGATGCCGATATTTATGGGCCCAGCCAGCATATTATGTTTGGCTTAAGGGGAGAAAGGCCGTTAATGAAAGATGATGGAAGTGGCAAAGGACAAATAATTCCGCTGGAAAAATTTGGCATTAAACTCATGAGTATTGGTTTGCTCATAGATGAAAAACAGGCAGTAATTTGGCGTGGCCCAATGGTGAGTAGCGCTATTAAACAATTTGTAAATGATGTGGATTGGGGCGAATTGGATTACCTCGTAATAGATATGCCTCCGGGCACAGGCGATATACATTTAACGATGGTACAAAACGTACCGGTAACCGGCGTAATAGTTGTTACCACACCGCAAACCGTAGCAATTGCCGATGCTAAAAAAGGTGTGGCCATGTTTAGCCAGGCACAGTTAAAAGTTCCGGTAATTGGGTTGGTAGAAAACATGAGCTATTTTACACCTGCAGAATTGCCCGATAATAAATATTATATTTTTGGAAAAGATGGCGGAAAAAATCTTTGCGAGGATTTTAATATTCCATTGCTTGGGCAAATTCCATTGGTGCAAAGCATAAGAGAAGGCGGCGATATTGGAGTGCCTTTAATGGTAGGCGATGATGAAATATCTAAAAAAGCCTTTTTGCAATTTGCCGGAAATGCTGCAAGGGGAATTGCCATGCGTAACGCCAATTTGCCTGCCACAGAAATACAGGAAATACTTACCTGA
- a CDS encoding carboxypeptidase-like regulatory domain-containing protein, translating into MNKFLQYGLLLFILFPVAAKAQFESFKDSVVQLYGVVMTADSLQGIPAVSIMLKGQNRGTVTNNGGVFSIAVLKGDQVEFTSIGFKPVLAKIPANLEGNQYSLIQLMVNDTIFLPATILKPRPTKEQFERDFINAKVPDDEIAVARNNNNKATRQFLMAALPKDGKEASNLYLKQSATKLTYAGQLPPQNIFNPAAWMEFIKAWKRGDFKKKN; encoded by the coding sequence ATGAATAAATTTTTACAATACGGGTTACTGCTTTTTATACTTTTTCCGGTTGCCGCAAAGGCACAGTTTGAAAGTTTTAAAGATTCTGTGGTACAATTGTATGGCGTAGTGATGACGGCAGACAGCCTGCAGGGCATACCTGCTGTGAGCATAATGCTGAAAGGGCAAAACCGGGGAACGGTTACCAATAATGGCGGCGTTTTTAGCATTGCTGTATTAAAAGGCGACCAGGTGGAATTTACTAGTATTGGCTTTAAACCCGTTTTAGCAAAAATACCGGCAAACCTGGAGGGGAACCAATATAGTTTAATACAATTAATGGTGAACGATACTATTTTTTTACCGGCAACTATATTAAAACCCAGGCCTACAAAGGAGCAGTTTGAAAGGGATTTTATAAATGCAAAAGTGCCCGATGATGAAATTGCGGTTGCCAGGAATAATAACAATAAAGCAACCCGGCAATTTTTAATGGCAGCCTTGCCCAAAGACGGAAAAGAAGCCAGCAACCTGTATTTGAAACAAAGCGCTACAAAACTCACTTATGCCGGGCAGTTGCCGCCTCAAAATATTTTTAACCCAGCTGCATGGATGGAATTTATTAAAGCCTGGAAGCGTGGGGATTTTAAAAAGAAAAATTAA
- a CDS encoding valine--tRNA ligase yields MELSKNFEPNALEQKWYQHWLDKQYFNSTPDGREPYTIVIPPPNVTGVLHMGHCLNNTIQDILIRYARMNGQNACWVPGTDHASIATEAKVVAMLREKGITKSSLTREEFLQYAWEWKEKYGGIILQQLKKLGCSFDWSRTSFTMDEDYYKAVIKVFIDLYHKGLIYRGKRMVNWDPVSLTALSDEEVIFKETQSKLYYVIYKFAESDGSITVATTRPETILGDVAICVNPLDERYKSLIGKKVLVPIINRKVPIIADEYVTADFGTGVLKITPAHDKNDNLIGNKYKLKSIDTLDLNGKFTAEELLDESPSQQILDYVGMDRFELRTKIAKDIEALGLLQKTEEYIGQIGTSERTGAVIENKLSLQWFIDMKKFMEKNPQVLSSVLSDEINFHPAKLKNTYKYWLENIKDWCISRQLWWGQRIPAWYDEQGNCMVAGTEGEAKKLFAEKFSTFNIQNSKITQDEDVLDTWFSSWLWPIEVFKGISQKGNADANYYYPTTTLVTGQDIIFFWVARMIMAGYEYENQPPFKDVYFTGMVRDKQGRKMSKQLGNSPDLLRLIDQYGADAVRFGILISAPAGNDLLFDESALEQGRNFNNKMWNALKLVKMWETRKTTQPVEVKNEFATEWFAGRLNEAKTEVDNLIKQFRLSEALKTIYSLIWDDFCSWYLEWVKPAFEQPMETPVYEKTIGYFSELMQLLHPFMPFITEEIYQQLTTQKGDLCVTQYPSPEKINQQVLQNGILLKTSITGLRDVRNKQQLKPKDAITLHIQTANEAVFKAIVPILAKQVNAKSILFTQAAINNTITCVIGKDKFYLETEQPLNTEKQKADLEKELLHHKGFLATVDKKLGNEKFVQNAKPEVIALEKKKKADAEMKIKIIEESLATL; encoded by the coding sequence ATGGAACTTTCAAAAAATTTTGAGCCGAATGCTTTAGAGCAAAAGTGGTACCAGCACTGGCTGGATAAACAATATTTTAACAGCACACCCGATGGCAGGGAACCCTACACTATTGTAATTCCGCCACCCAATGTTACCGGCGTATTGCACATGGGCCATTGCTTAAACAATACCATACAGGATATCCTTATACGTTATGCAAGAATGAATGGCCAAAATGCATGCTGGGTTCCCGGAACTGACCATGCCAGCATTGCCACCGAAGCTAAAGTAGTGGCCATGCTCAGGGAAAAAGGCATTACAAAATCATCGTTAACCAGGGAAGAGTTTTTACAATATGCCTGGGAATGGAAAGAAAAATATGGCGGTATTATTTTACAGCAACTCAAGAAACTGGGTTGCAGTTTCGATTGGAGCCGCACCAGTTTTACCATGGATGAAGATTATTACAAAGCCGTAATTAAAGTATTTATTGATTTATACCATAAAGGCCTTATTTACCGGGGAAAAAGAATGGTAAACTGGGATCCCGTAAGTTTAACCGCATTGAGTGATGAAGAAGTAATTTTTAAAGAAACCCAATCAAAGCTTTATTACGTTATTTATAAGTTTGCAGAAAGCGATGGAAGTATAACCGTAGCCACCACCAGGCCTGAAACTATTTTAGGCGATGTGGCCATTTGTGTAAATCCTTTGGATGAACGGTACAAATCTCTTATAGGAAAAAAAGTACTTGTACCCATCATCAATCGGAAAGTGCCCATTATTGCCGATGAATATGTAACTGCCGATTTTGGAACCGGCGTATTAAAAATTACTCCTGCACACGACAAAAACGATAACCTTATTGGTAATAAATACAAGCTTAAATCTATTGACACATTGGATTTAAACGGAAAATTTACCGCTGAAGAATTACTGGATGAATCGCCATCGCAACAAATATTGGACTATGTGGGTATGGACCGGTTTGAACTAAGAACTAAAATTGCAAAAGATATTGAAGCCCTTGGCCTGCTGCAAAAAACAGAGGAATACATAGGCCAAATAGGCACCAGCGAAAGAACAGGCGCAGTAATTGAAAATAAATTATCGCTGCAATGGTTTATTGACATGAAAAAATTTATGGAAAAAAACCCACAGGTATTGAGTAGCGTGCTCAGCGATGAAATTAATTTTCACCCGGCAAAACTGAAGAATACCTACAAATACTGGCTGGAAAATATTAAAGACTGGTGCATCAGCCGGCAGCTATGGTGGGGGCAGCGTATACCTGCATGGTACGATGAGCAGGGCAATTGCATGGTAGCCGGCACAGAAGGCGAAGCTAAAAAATTATTTGCCGAAAAGTTTTCAACTTTTAATATTCAAAATTCAAAAATTACCCAGGATGAAGATGTGCTGGACACCTGGTTTTCCTCCTGGCTTTGGCCAATTGAAGTATTTAAAGGCATCAGCCAAAAAGGCAATGCAGATGCAAATTATTATTACCCTACCACCACTTTAGTAACCGGCCAGGATATTATCTTTTTTTGGGTGGCCCGAATGATTATGGCAGGTTATGAATACGAAAACCAACCGCCTTTTAAAGATGTATATTTTACCGGGATGGTGAGGGATAAGCAGGGAAGAAAAATGAGCAAGCAGTTGGGCAATTCGCCAGATTTACTGAGGTTGATTGATCAATATGGCGCAGATGCAGTGCGGTTTGGTATTTTAATTTCGGCGCCTGCCGGAAACGATTTATTGTTTGATGAAAGCGCTTTGGAGCAAGGGCGCAACTTCAATAATAAAATGTGGAATGCACTGAAGCTGGTAAAAATGTGGGAAACAAGAAAAACAACACAACCCGTTGAAGTAAAAAATGAGTTTGCTACGGAATGGTTTGCTGGCCGCTTAAATGAAGCCAAAACAGAAGTAGATAATTTAATAAAACAATTCAGGCTAAGCGAAGCTTTAAAAACTATTTACTCGTTAATTTGGGACGACTTTTGCAGCTGGTACCTGGAATGGGTAAAGCCTGCTTTTGAGCAACCTATGGAAACCCCGGTTTATGAAAAAACCATTGGATACTTTTCTGAACTAATGCAACTCCTGCACCCGTTTATGCCGTTTATTACAGAAGAAATTTACCAGCAGCTTACTACACAAAAAGGCGACTTATGTGTTACCCAATACCCATCTCCGGAAAAAATAAATCAACAAGTATTGCAAAATGGCATACTGCTAAAAACCAGCATCACCGGTTTAAGAGATGTACGGAACAAGCAACAGCTAAAACCCAAAGATGCCATTACACTGCATATTCAAACAGCAAATGAAGCCGTATTTAAAGCCATTGTACCCATATTGGCAAAACAGGTTAATGCCAAATCAATTCTTTTCACCCAAGCGGCAATAAACAATACCATAACCTGCGTAATTGGAAAAGATAAATTTTACCTGGAAACTGAACAGCCTTTAAATACCGAAAAACAAAAAGCCGACCTGGAAAAAGAACTGCTGCACCATAAAGGCTTCCTGGCTACGGTAGACAAAAAATTGGGCAATGAAAAATTTGTACAAAACGCCAAGCCCGAAGTAATTGCCCTGGAAAAAAAGAAAAAAGCAGATGCAGAAATGAAAATAAAAATTATAGAAGAAAGCCTGGCAACTCTATAA
- a CDS encoding GNAT family N-acetyltransferase: MQVRRSGLDDILLVHQLAHQIWPQAYASILCPQQINYMLAQMYSQPAIEHQIQNLQHQFYIILLYGNPIGFASFSMQNQLNHKLAKLHKLYVLPQQQHKGAGRLLLNFIIEEAKKSGAGFIELNVNRHNQSALNFYFKNDFITIKEEDIDIGSGYFMNDYVMQKKL; encoded by the coding sequence ATGCAGGTACGCAGGTCAGGCTTAGATGATATTTTGTTGGTTCATCAACTTGCGCATCAAATATGGCCACAGGCTTATGCCAGCATACTTTGCCCGCAACAAATAAATTATATGCTGGCGCAAATGTACAGCCAGCCTGCAATAGAACATCAAATACAAAACCTCCAGCATCAATTTTATATAATACTTCTTTACGGTAACCCCATTGGCTTTGCTTCTTTTTCTATGCAAAACCAATTAAACCATAAATTGGCAAAGCTGCACAAATTATATGTGTTGCCGCAGCAGCAGCACAAAGGAGCAGGCAGGTTATTACTCAATTTTATTATTGAAGAAGCAAAAAAATCCGGGGCTGGTTTTATAGAATTAAATGTAAACCGCCATAATCAAAGTGCCCTAAACTTTTACTTTAAAAATGATTTTATAACTATAAAAGAAGAAGATATAGATATTGGCAGCGGCTATTTTATGAACGATTATGTGATGCAGAAAAAATTATAA